A window of Balearica regulorum gibbericeps isolate bBalReg1 chromosome Z, bBalReg1.pri, whole genome shotgun sequence contains these coding sequences:
- the CKS2 gene encoding cyclin-dependent kinases regulatory subunit 2, which translates to MAHKQIYYSDKYFDEQYEYRHVMLPRELSKQVPKSHLMSEEEWRRLGVQQSLGWVHYMIHAPEPHILLFRRPLPKDEQK; encoded by the exons ATGGCCCACAAGCAAATCTACTATTCTGACAAGTACTTTGACGAGCAGTACGAGTACCG ACACGTGATGCTGCCAAGAGAACTTTCAAAACAAGTGCCAAAATCTCATCTAATGTCTGAAGAGGAGTGGAGGCGACTTGGTGTTCAGCAAAGTCTTGGCTGGGTTCACTATATGATCCATGCACCAG AACCGCATATTCTTCTCTTCAGAAGACCTCTTCCAAAGGATGAGCAGAAATGA